A section of the Falco biarmicus isolate bFalBia1 chromosome 3, bFalBia1.pri, whole genome shotgun sequence genome encodes:
- the LOC130145389 gene encoding endoplasmic reticulum-Golgi intermediate compartment protein 3-like isoform X12 yields the protein MRRNDLTPKGRGFRPRTYGLRIRPRKVGSFPARAARCSGGGGAEPSPGAWKSFGPGRAAARWVHPELYVDKSRGAKLKFATGHNTCMFIDRFPCSLLSDLSIDAMDVTGEQQQDVEHKPFKQHLDKAANRVTPEAERHGVRREQE from the exons atgcgcagaaacGACTTGACGCcaaaggggcggggcttccggcctcgtacGTATGGGCTACGCATACGGCCCCGGAAGGTGGGTTCATttccggcccgcgcggcgcgctgcAGTGGCGGTGGAggtgcggagccttcgccgggagcctGGAAGagtttcgggccgggacgtgcggcggcgcgctgg GTTCATCCGGAATTGTACGTTGACAAATCAAGGGGAGCTAAACTGAAG tTTGCCACAGGTCATAACACTTGTATGTTCATAGACCGCTTCCCTTGCTCactgctttcagatttgagcATCGATGCCATGGATGtaacaggagagcagcagcaggacgtAGAGCACAAGCCGTTTAAACAGCACTTGGATAAAGCTGCCAATCGTGTGACTCCAGAAGCCGAGAGACATG
- the LOC130145389 gene encoding uncharacterized protein LOC130145389 isoform X2 — protein MRRNDLTPKGRGFRPRTYGLRIRPRKVGSFPARAARCSGGGGAEPSPGAWKSFGPGRAAARWVHPELYVDKSRGAKLKFATGHNTCMFIDRFPCSLLSDLSIDAMDVTGEQQQDVEHKPFKQHLDKAANRVTPEAERHGLLPYLCCQPPLGLLGLNRLLLLLILSTERKRNLQGANSLIQERHFGSDQIVLHAASNFFCCLVKVYG, from the exons atgcgcagaaacGACTTGACGCcaaaggggcggggcttccggcctcgtacGTATGGGCTACGCATACGGCCCCGGAAGGTGGGTTCATttccggcccgcgcggcgcgctgcAGTGGCGGTGGAggtgcggagccttcgccgggagcctGGAAGagtttcgggccgggacgtgcggcggcgcgctgg GTTCATCCGGAATTGTACGTTGACAAATCAAGGGGAGCTAAACTGAAG tTTGCCACAGGTCATAACACTTGTATGTTCATAGACCGCTTCCCTTGCTCactgctttcagatttgagcATCGATGCCATGGATGtaacaggagagcagcagcaggacgtAGAGCACAAGCCGTTTAAACAGCACTTGGATAAAGCTGCCAATCGTGTGACTCCAGAAGCCGAGAGACATG GCCTCCTGCCTTATTTGTGTTGCCAGCCTCCACTGGGATTACTCGGTCTGAACCGGTTGCTCTTGCTCCTTATATTATcaacagagaggaagagaaacttgCAGGGAGCAAACAGTCTCATCCAGGAGAGGCATTTTGGAAGCGATCAAATTGTATTGCATGCAGCAagcaatttcttctgctgtctggtAAAAGTATATGGCTAG
- the LOC130145389 gene encoding uncharacterized protein LOC130145389 isoform X11 — MRRNDLTPKGRGFRPRTYGLRIRPRKVGSFPARAARCSGGGGAEPSPGAWKSFGPGRAAARWVHPELYVDKSRGAKLKFATGHNTCMFIDRFPCSLLSDLSIDAMDVTGEQQQDVEHKPFKQHLDKAANRVTPEAERHGSWKFPVCTGKKFPTVSCTW, encoded by the exons atgcgcagaaacGACTTGACGCcaaaggggcggggcttccggcctcgtacGTATGGGCTACGCATACGGCCCCGGAAGGTGGGTTCATttccggcccgcgcggcgcgctgcAGTGGCGGTGGAggtgcggagccttcgccgggagcctGGAAGagtttcgggccgggacgtgcggcggcgcgctgg GTTCATCCGGAATTGTACGTTGACAAATCAAGGGGAGCTAAACTGAAG tTTGCCACAGGTCATAACACTTGTATGTTCATAGACCGCTTCCCTTGCTCactgctttcagatttgagcATCGATGCCATGGATGtaacaggagagcagcagcaggacgtAGAGCACAAGCCGTTTAAACAGCACTTGGATAAAGCTGCCAATCGTGTGACTCCAGAAGCCGAGAGACATG GTAGCTGGAAATTTCCAGTTTGCACCGGCAAAAAGTTTCCAACAGTCTCATGTACATggtaa